From the Oceanispirochaeta sp. genome, the window CGATGTCTTTGATAAAAGTGAGTACTTCAATATGTTCGGAGCTCTTGTTCCCTACAGTTCCGACAATCACAACTGGTTTTTCACCATTGGAGGACTGAAAATCATCCAGCCAGGCCCGGGACAGGGCATCCGAGACAATTGCCTCGGCTGTTAACCTGGAATCCGTATCGTTCCAGCGTCCGCTTAAATCAACGACTTCATCCGAAGAGATTCTGTCTACCTTGGTCGAAGCGCATCCGGCCAGAACCAGCAGAACCATTGCCAGGGAAAGTAAGTGTTTCATCATAGTATTTTCTCCTCTCTTATGTGACGGATTCCCTCTTTATTCTGAAGAATTCCAGTCCATTAATCATGAATGTATGTTTGCAACTTATATTGTAATTCATTTTATATCATAATCCACACAGATTTATGGATTCCCATCGGCTTATTATACAGGGTGATGACTCTTGAATAAAACCCTTTCATATTTAATAATCCTAGCATAAGTACATACAATGAGTTCAGGAGTTAATAATTATGGATGCAAAGGGTAAATACGGAGTCGCACTTGTGGGATGCGGAATCGTCGGCGGAGGGACGGCAAGAGTCCTGACAGAAGACAGAATCTACCTGCAGGAACGAACAGGTATACCTCTGTATCTGAAGTATATTGTCGACCGAAATTATGACAACGCCCGGGCCATCGGCATTCCCGAAGAGCTGTATGAAGAGGACTACAACAAGGTCCTGGAAGATCCCGATGTTTTTCTGGTGATTGAACTTATCGGCGGCCTTACGGTGGCCAAAAAAATGATGACCAAAGCCCTGAAAGCAGGAAAACATGTGGTCACGGCAAACAAGGCTCTGATGGCCCATTACGGACCCGAACTATTCGCTCTGGCGCGGAAGGAAAAAGTCACCATTGGTTTTGAAGCCAGCTGCGGCGGGGGAATTCCCATTGTGAAGGCTCTGACCGACGGTCTGCTTGCCAATAAAATCGAGGCCATCTTCGGGATTGTGAATGGGACCTGCAACCATATTCTCACAGAAATGACAGACAAGGGAGAGAGCTACCAGGAAGCCCTCAAATCCGCTCAGAAAGCAGGCCTCGCCGAGGCTGACCCCACCCTGGATGTGAGCGGAATGGACTCGGCTCACAAGCTGACGATCCTGGGGTCACTGGCATTCGGAGAGCGAGTCGATCTCGATTCCATCCCTGTGGAAGGAATCGACACACTGGATCTCTATGACATTAAAACTGGACGGGAATTGGGCTACATAATGAAGCTCCTGGCAATCGGACAACAAACCAAAAAAGGACTGGCCCTCAGTGTAGCTCCGGCCTTTGTTCACACCTCTCATCCCCTGGCACGGGTTTCCGGCGCCTTTAATGCGGTCAGTGTGTACGGTCATGCCGTCGGTCATACAATGTATATGGGACGGGGAGCCGGTAGTTCACCTACGGCCTCGGCGGTAGTGGCCGACATCATCGCTACTGCCCTGGGAATCACTCCCAAAGCCTTTGAATCTCTGTCTTTCTGGCCGGATAGAACAGAAAAGGCTAAACAGCTGGCCCCTGAAGACCTCACCAGCCGCTACTACCTGCGGTTTATGGTCAAGGACAGACCGGGTACAGTCGCCCGGATCAGCTCCATTCTCAGCGACAACGGAATCAGCATCACCTCTCTTCTTCAAAAGGAGGAGGCCCGGGATACTATACCTCTGGTAATGACGACCCATCAGGCCCGGGAGGGTGCCATTACCCAGGCTTTGAACAAGATAGAGGGACTGGAAGAAACAGCCTCTCCCCCCATTTACATCCGTATTATCGAAGAGCACCCTGAGTCTGTTATTTAGGAGATGAAAATGACCGGAAAAACAACAGTTCTGAAACAGCTTGAAAGACTCCTTGATTCCCAGGGAGAACCACTCTCTTCACGGGATTTTCTTCTGATTTTGTCCTCTTGCATCAAGCAGGAGATAAACCTGAGGAGAGAGACCACATCCCGGCAGGACCGCAAAGACGATCCCCGCAGGGTCTGCTATCTATCCGCAGAATTCCTGACGGGGCGGCTGCTCTATCAGAATCTTCTGGCCATGGGAATAAAGGACCAGGTGAGCCGAATAGCCTCCAGGCACATGCTGACACTCACCGACATTCTGGAAGAAGAATGCGACCCGGCCCTGGGGAACGGCGGGCTGGGACGTCTGGCATCCTGTTTCCTCGATTCACTGGTGCATCTGGATCTTCCTGCTACAGGCTATGGCATATGTTACCGCTTTGGACTGTTCAAACAGAGTATACAGGGTCAGAGGCAGAGAGAACTGCCCGATAACTGGCGTGAGAATGACCTTTGGGGTCAGGAGAACCGTGATGTATGCTACAGGATTCCCTTTGGCGGGTCAGTAGACATCAATCATAAAGAATCTGGAGAACTGCAGTTTAAGCGCGTACCGGAATATGAGATTCTGGCCATTGCCGTGGACTACCCCGTTTCATCGACGATAAGCAACAGGGTTCAGCCCCTGAGATTGTGGAAATCCGAATCTCCCGAGGGTTTCGATCTGGAACGCTTTAATAATGGAGAGCACAACAAAGCCTGGACACACATCAACGAAGCCGAATCTCTCACTTCAGTTCTTTACCCCGGAGACAGCGGAGAAGAGGGGAAAAAACTCCGGCTGAAACAGCAATACTTTTTCGTATCAGCCTCTCTGCAGGACATGATGGCTGGATTCAAAGAAAAGCACGGTTCTAAGTGGTCCGTGTTCCCGGATAAGATTGTTATTCAGCTGAATGACACCCATCCTGTGCTGGCCATCCCCGAGCTGATGAGGCTCCTTTTGGATCAGGAAGAGCTGACATGGGAAGAGGCCTGGGATATATGCACAAGAGTATTTGCCTTCACCAATCACACCGTGCTGGAAGAGGCTCTCGAAAAATGGCCTGTTACCTACCTGAAGCAAATTTTACCCCGGATCATGCTGATTATTGAAGAGATTCAAAGACGTCTGGAAAAAGAATCCGGCATTCCATCAATCATAAGAGGCGGGAATGTTCATATGGCATCCCTGGCAGTGTATGGAAGTTTTTCAGTAAACGGAGTAGCCGCCCTCCATTCCAGGCTTCTCACAGAAACAGTCCTGAAAGACTGGTATGCCTGTTTCCCCGAGCGTTTTAATAATAAGACCAACGGCATCACCCATCGCCGCTGGCTGATGCAGTGCAACCCTGCCCTTACAAATTTCATTAATGAACTGATCGGAGCAGAGTGGCAGACCAGCCCGGATCTCCTTTCGGAACTCAGTCGTTTCAAAGATGACACATCGGTTCTGGACAGACTGGGAGAGATCAAAAAGGAGAATAAAAATAAGTTTGGCGGGTGGCTCCAAAAAGAGAAAGGCTTGTCTTGTCCCTCCCACTTTCTCTTTGATTTTCAAGTCAAAAGGATTCACGAGTATAAGAGGCAGCTCCTCAATATATTCTCAATCCTTCAAAAATACAGAGTTCTCAGAGAGAACCCATCTACTCAGGAAATACCCCATATCTTTTTGATAGGAGGAAAGGCAGCTCCCGGATACTACATGGCCAAGGAGATCATTCATCTGGCCTGCCGCTGCTCTACTGTGATCAACGAAGACCCGATATGCCGGGATAAATTACAGCTTCGGTTCCTGCCAAGATACAATGTGTCCATGGCAGAAAAGATTTTCCCCGCGTCAGATCTGTCACAACAGATCTCAACCGCCGGCAAGGAAGCCTCTGGAACGGGAAATATGAAGTTTATGATGAACGGAGCCCTCACATTAGGAACCATGGATGGAGCCAACATCGAGATATTCGAGGCGG encodes:
- a CDS encoding glycogen/starch/alpha-glucan phosphorylase; the protein is MTGKTTVLKQLERLLDSQGEPLSSRDFLLILSSCIKQEINLRRETTSRQDRKDDPRRVCYLSAEFLTGRLLYQNLLAMGIKDQVSRIASRHMLTLTDILEEECDPALGNGGLGRLASCFLDSLVHLDLPATGYGICYRFGLFKQSIQGQRQRELPDNWRENDLWGQENRDVCYRIPFGGSVDINHKESGELQFKRVPEYEILAIAVDYPVSSTISNRVQPLRLWKSESPEGFDLERFNNGEHNKAWTHINEAESLTSVLYPGDSGEEGKKLRLKQQYFFVSASLQDMMAGFKEKHGSKWSVFPDKIVIQLNDTHPVLAIPELMRLLLDQEELTWEEAWDICTRVFAFTNHTVLEEALEKWPVTYLKQILPRIMLIIEEIQRRLEKESGIPSIIRGGNVHMASLAVYGSFSVNGVAALHSRLLTETVLKDWYACFPERFNNKTNGITHRRWLMQCNPALTNFINELIGAEWQTSPDLLSELSRFKDDTSVLDRLGEIKKENKNKFGGWLQKEKGLSCPSHFLFDFQVKRIHEYKRQLLNIFSILQKYRVLRENPSTQEIPHIFLIGGKAAPGYYMAKEIIHLACRCSTVINEDPICRDKLQLRFLPRYNVSMAEKIFPASDLSQQISTAGKEASGTGNMKFMMNGALTLGTMDGANIEIFEAAGKENNIPFGMSAEEVVSYRENYNPEKFLEAQPEIKALFQDINGGLIGNPDEFKGLLDHLMWGDPYLVLPELKAHSEALDRSEELYNDSRGWSQKSLLNIASSGVFSSDRTIAEYASEIWKLSARKPD
- a CDS encoding homoserine dehydrogenase, whose amino-acid sequence is MDAKGKYGVALVGCGIVGGGTARVLTEDRIYLQERTGIPLYLKYIVDRNYDNARAIGIPEELYEEDYNKVLEDPDVFLVIELIGGLTVAKKMMTKALKAGKHVVTANKALMAHYGPELFALARKEKVTIGFEASCGGGIPIVKALTDGLLANKIEAIFGIVNGTCNHILTEMTDKGESYQEALKSAQKAGLAEADPTLDVSGMDSAHKLTILGSLAFGERVDLDSIPVEGIDTLDLYDIKTGRELGYIMKLLAIGQQTKKGLALSVAPAFVHTSHPLARVSGAFNAVSVYGHAVGHTMYMGRGAGSSPTASAVVADIIATALGITPKAFESLSFWPDRTEKAKQLAPEDLTSRYYLRFMVKDRPGTVARISSILSDNGISITSLLQKEEARDTIPLVMTTHQAREGAITQALNKIEGLEETASPPIYIRIIEEHPESVI